The following is a genomic window from Methylomarinum vadi.
ATTAGAAATAATTCCATCACGCATGGGGCACTTTTCAATGTTAGGCTGTTTTGGAGAGGATTTTTCAAAGATTGACAGTATATATAGAGATATCCTATCCACGAATGAATAAACGGTCGGTGGTGTAAACCTTAAGATGGACAATTAATAAACTCACCGCTTTTTATTGTGTTAAGAGAGCAGCGTCTATTTCATAAATAGCAAATTCACACTGGTTAAAACCATTGTAATGACTGTCGCACAAGGGTTAGAATTTTCGCTGCTCTTCTCCTTATATCACTTCTAATACGAGATCAAACCATGCTAGCTACCAAACGGTACGAATATTTGCCGATCGAACAGATCGAATTTCATCATACGCTGACCAACCATAGAGACCTCGATATGGCTAAGGTCGCTCATTTGGAAAAAGATATCGTCGCCAACGGCTTGTTCGAGCCGTTAGTGGTGTGGGAACGAAACGGCAGGGAATATTACCTGGTGGGGGGCTTTCATCGTATGGAGGCGATTCAAGGTATTCGCCGAGATAATCCCGGTTATTTCGACCGCGTGGATGTTCGTGTTGTAACCGGCGATCCCGACGAGATCAAGGCGCTCAATTTAAAATTGAATTCCGATCGCGTCGATACGCGGATCACCGATTATTTTCAGACCGTCATTTATCTCAATAACGCCAATTGGTCCAAGGAACGCATTGCCGATTTCTTCGACAAAAGCGTTAGTTGGATCGATGATATCATCCGCTATGCTCCGTTGACGACGGAACCGATGCGCGAGAAACTGGCTTCCGGCGATCTTTCCTGGTCCCGCGCCAAGGACATTTTGCGCAAGGCGTTGCAGGCGCCGCCCGGTAACGAAAAAGAGATCATCGAAAACGAGTTGGCCCGACCGGCAGCGCGGCCGGTGCCGAAACCGCTGCCGATGCATACGACGATCAAGCGTTTGTCGAAAAGGTTGGATTCGGGGCCCAAGCAAACCTTCGAAGTGGACAGCCACGATATTTATGCCTTGTTGGTGACGCTGCGAGGGAAAAATGTCGAGGACGCGCATCTCGAACGTGTACGCAAGGCGTTTCCGATTTTGTGGGATGACGAGGCTTAGCGGCAAAGCCAAGGAACCCGAGGACCGGGTAACGAGGTCGAATGCTTGATGTGTTTTGTAGGAGTGCCGCCTTCGGCCGGAGGGCGGGCCTCCTGCGGTTTCGATGATTCAACGACCGTTAAAATCGTGGTGATCGCTCTGTGGCCAAGTTTCCACGAAAAAGGTCAAGGTTTCATCCAGCCCATGTCGTCACGCCAATGGGGAGGAGGGGAATATGAATGAAGGGGAACCACGTAAACTCGTCGCCCTCGTCGGCAGCTATCGGAAGCAGGGGGCGATCGATTCGGCAGTCGACGAGATTCTCAATGAGGTCGAACGGTTCGGCGTGGAAACGGAAAAAATCTACCTGCTGGATCAGTATATCGAATTTTGCACCAATTGCCGCGAATGCATGCAGGCGGCAGGCGATGCGAGGGGGCGCTGCGTCATCGATGATGAGATGAATCCCCTGTTGGACAGAATCGGCGAGGCCGATTATCTGGTCCTCGGCGCGCCAGTGAATATGAATAATGTTAATGCCCTGACGCGCAAATTCATGGAGCGTTGCGCCGGTTTCGGTTACTGGCCCTGGGGCGAGCCGATTCCGAAAATCCGGA
Proteins encoded in this region:
- a CDS encoding ParB/RepB/Spo0J family partition protein yields the protein MLATKRYEYLPIEQIEFHHTLTNHRDLDMAKVAHLEKDIVANGLFEPLVVWERNGREYYLVGGFHRMEAIQGIRRDNPGYFDRVDVRVVTGDPDEIKALNLKLNSDRVDTRITDYFQTVIYLNNANWSKERIADFFDKSVSWIDDIIRYAPLTTEPMREKLASGDLSWSRAKDILRKALQAPPGNEKEIIENELARPAARPVPKPLPMHTTIKRLSKRLDSGPKQTFEVDSHDIYALLVTLRGKNVEDAHLERVRKAFPILWDDEA
- a CDS encoding flavodoxin family protein; the protein is MNEGEPRKLVALVGSYRKQGAIDSAVDEILNEVERFGVETEKIYLLDQYIEFCTNCRECMQAAGDARGRCVIDDEMNPLLDRIGEADYLVLGAPVNMNNVNALTRKFMERCAGFGYWPWGEPIPKIRNKTLNKRSLLVSSSAAPAWMGRYLTAALSALKMLSKLLHAKPVGVLWIGKVNREDVALTAKQKKTAQKLARKLLRK